The Saccopteryx leptura isolate mSacLep1 chromosome 2, mSacLep1_pri_phased_curated, whole genome shotgun sequence genome has a window encoding:
- the IGFBPL1 gene encoding insulin-like growth factor-binding protein-like 1 gives MPRSPVLFPLLLLLLPPLAPGLGLLSAGGRRPLCGPCRLERCPAPARCPAPGIPARDECGCCARCLGAEGASCGGRDGARCGPELVCASRAAGAAPEGTGLCVCAQRGTVCGSDGRSYPSVCALRLRARHASHTHPGHLRKARDGPCEFAPVVIIPPRSAHNVTGAQVYLSCEVKAVPPPVITWRKVTQSPEGTQVLEDLPGDHINIAVKVRGGPSAHGAIAWILINPLRKEDEGVYQCHSANGLGEAQSHGTVTVSDLSLYRAPHFPALDDRM, from the exons ATGCCACGCTCACCCGTGCTCTTCCCGttgctgcttctgctgctgccgccgctggCGCCAGGCCTCGGGCTCCTCAGCGCCGGTGGCCGGCGCCCATTGTGCGGTCCGTGCCGGCTGGAGCGCTGTCCAGCACCCGCGCGCTGCCCCGCGCCCGGCATCCCGGCGCGCGACGAGTGCGGCTGCTGCGCGCGCTGCCTGGGTGCCGAGGGCGCAAGCTGCGGGGGTCGGGACGGCGCGCGCTGTGGCCCTGAGCTGGTGTGCGCGAGCCGCGCCGCGGGGGCGGCGCCCGAGGGCACCGggctgtgtgtgtgcgcgcagcGCGGCACCGTCTGTGGCTCCGACGGCCGCTCTTACCCTAGCGTCTGCGCACTGCGCTTGCGCGCCCGGCACGCGTCCCACACGCATCCAGGCCACCTGCGCAAGGCTCGCGACGGCCCGTGCGAATTTG CTCCTGTGGTCATCATTCCACCCCGAAGTGCTCACAATGTCACTGGGGCACAGGTGTACCTGTCCTGTGAGGTGAAAGCTGTGCCTCCCCCAGTCATCACGTGGAGGAAG GTCACACAGTCTCCTGAGGGCACCCAGGTGTTGGAGGACCTGCCTGGGGACCATATCAATATAGCCGTCAAGGTGCGAGGGGGCCCTTCTGCCCATGGGGCTATAGCCTGGATTTTG ATCAACCCTCTGAGAAAGGAAGACGAGGGAGTGTACCAGTGCCATTCGGCCAACGGGCTTGGGGAGGCCCAGTCCCACGGCACGGTGACAGTTAGCGATCTGAGTCTGTACAGAGCCCCTCACTTCCCAGCTCTAGATGACCGCATGTGA